The proteins below come from a single Crossiella sp. CA-258035 genomic window:
- a CDS encoding BTAD domain-containing putative transcriptional regulator: MKQGLAFALLGPVRAWRDGAELNLGSPQQRLTLATLLLAQGRAVPVEEIAAALWGAAVPRAARGTIRTYVQRLRRVLETADGEPVIVSAGGGYAVRVPEEATDLGRFRRAVRAAEAARDRGEVKAAAGLYKEAVEEWDGEPLAGLHGETADAERARLRRRRIGVVEELATLELELGRCPDLVDRLAAEAQAEPLRERLHELLMLALYRAGRQAEALTAFDTLRKLLAEELGVDPAPSVRELHHRILRADPELLGQARPRPAPPQAAPAVTPAQLPPDLPAFIGREDELAALTVPEQPDRHCPAVAVVHGTPGVGKTTFAVRWAHRVAARFPNGQLYVDLRGFEPEGVAVEPREAVWGLLDALAVPTQLRPDGLDPLTALYRSVLAGRRCLILLDNARDTAQVLPLLPGNPNCFVLVTSRVELSGLVAATGAHTVALDILSEEEATGFLARRLGQARVEAEPAAVREIIAACARLPLALAVVCARAAYHPAFSLAAVAEELDAARGGLDAFTGADSRTDVRSVLSWSYRALSVPAARLFRLLSFHPATSVDLRAAASLAGLPAARARALFRELTAAHLVAEVAPGRFHTHDLLRAYALELVSVQDSAADQRAVLRRGLDYHLHTARTAARMLSAHQDLPAPGEIDPAVSPRGFASYEQALDWFILEHAVLIGLVQRAAAAGFEQHAWQLAWMMRHYLDWAGHWRDLETVHRTALRAATEAGDAAGVAYARRGLARIEAHHGRFAQARALLAESLTGFTIAGDTLARAYTHRQAIGVRQLEGDYAGALEEAAAALALFRAAGSAVGEGAGLLGLAASQTRLGRHEDALLSGRRALDLLMAAGDLYDLALALDVLGRASSALGRFAEAADYRERGIELSRSMANRGDFVTSLLHRMVTSALIYLSEARHLAGQTERANRALREALTRLREELDEPYLVVGGADGATDAALREVLATLAEFLAEPDEGADWYERAGTVLHKVVSTAEELGLGAYLSE, from the coding sequence GTGAAGCAGGGTCTGGCATTCGCACTGCTCGGGCCGGTTCGTGCCTGGCGCGACGGAGCCGAGCTGAACCTCGGTTCCCCGCAGCAGCGGCTGACCCTGGCCACCCTGCTGCTGGCGCAAGGGCGGGCGGTCCCGGTCGAGGAGATCGCCGCCGCCCTGTGGGGCGCCGCCGTGCCCCGCGCCGCCCGCGGCACCATCCGCACCTACGTGCAACGGCTGCGCCGGGTGCTGGAGACCGCTGACGGCGAACCGGTCATCGTCTCCGCCGGTGGCGGCTACGCGGTCCGGGTGCCCGAGGAGGCCACCGACCTGGGCCGGTTCCGCCGCGCCGTGCGCGCGGCCGAAGCGGCCCGCGACCGCGGCGAGGTCAAAGCCGCGGCCGGGCTGTACAAGGAAGCCGTCGAGGAGTGGGACGGTGAGCCGCTGGCCGGGCTGCACGGCGAGACCGCCGACGCCGAACGCGCCCGGCTGCGCCGCCGCAGGATCGGCGTAGTGGAGGAGCTGGCCACCCTCGAACTGGAGCTGGGCCGCTGTCCCGACCTGGTCGACCGGCTCGCCGCCGAAGCTCAGGCCGAACCGCTGCGCGAGCGGCTGCACGAGCTGCTCATGCTCGCCCTCTACCGGGCAGGCCGCCAGGCCGAGGCGCTGACCGCCTTCGACACCCTGCGCAAGCTGCTGGCCGAGGAGCTCGGCGTCGACCCCGCGCCCAGCGTGCGCGAGCTGCACCACCGCATCCTGCGCGCCGACCCCGAACTGCTCGGCCAGGCCCGGCCACGACCGGCCCCGCCGCAGGCCGCGCCCGCGGTCACCCCCGCCCAGCTGCCGCCGGACCTGCCCGCCTTCATCGGCCGCGAGGACGAGCTGGCCGCGCTCACCGTGCCCGAGCAGCCCGACCGGCACTGCCCGGCGGTGGCCGTCGTGCACGGCACCCCCGGCGTCGGCAAGACCACCTTCGCCGTGCGCTGGGCGCACCGGGTGGCCGCGCGGTTCCCGAACGGCCAGCTCTACGTCGACCTGCGCGGCTTCGAACCCGAAGGCGTCGCGGTCGAGCCACGCGAAGCGGTGTGGGGCCTGCTGGACGCCCTGGCCGTGCCCACCCAGCTGCGCCCGGACGGCCTGGACCCACTGACCGCGCTCTACCGCAGCGTGCTCGCCGGACGCCGCTGCCTGATCCTGCTGGACAACGCCCGCGACACCGCCCAGGTGCTGCCGCTGTTACCCGGCAACCCGAACTGCTTCGTGCTGGTCACCAGCCGGGTCGAGCTGTCAGGGCTGGTCGCGGCCACTGGCGCGCACACCGTGGCGCTGGACATCCTCAGCGAGGAGGAGGCCACCGGCTTCCTGGCCCGCCGCCTCGGCCAGGCCAGGGTCGAGGCCGAACCGGCGGCGGTGCGCGAGATCATCGCCGCCTGCGCCCGGCTGCCGCTGGCGCTGGCCGTGGTCTGCGCCCGCGCCGCCTACCACCCGGCGTTCAGCCTGGCCGCGGTCGCCGAGGAGCTCGACGCCGCGCGCGGCGGACTGGACGCCTTCACCGGCGCGGACAGCCGCACCGACGTCCGCTCCGTGCTGTCCTGGTCCTACCGGGCGCTGTCGGTGCCGGCCGCCCGGCTGTTCCGGCTGCTGTCCTTCCACCCGGCCACCAGCGTCGACCTGCGCGCCGCGGCCAGCCTGGCCGGTCTGCCGGCCGCCCGCGCGCGGGCCCTGTTCCGCGAGCTGACCGCCGCGCACCTGGTCGCCGAGGTCGCCCCCGGGCGCTTCCACACCCACGACCTGCTGCGCGCCTACGCCCTGGAGCTGGTCTCCGTCCAGGACAGCGCCGCCGACCAGCGCGCCGTGCTGCGCCGCGGCCTGGACTACCACCTGCACACCGCGCGCACCGCGGCCCGGATGCTCTCCGCGCACCAGGACCTGCCCGCGCCCGGCGAGATCGACCCGGCGGTCAGCCCGCGCGGTTTCGCCAGCTACGAGCAGGCCCTGGACTGGTTCATCCTGGAACACGCGGTGCTCATCGGCCTGGTGCAGCGCGCGGCCGCCGCCGGGTTCGAACAGCACGCCTGGCAGCTGGCCTGGATGATGCGGCACTACCTGGACTGGGCCGGGCACTGGCGGGACCTGGAGACGGTGCACCGGACCGCGCTGCGGGCGGCCACCGAGGCCGGCGACGCGGCCGGGGTGGCCTACGCCCGCCGCGGCCTGGCCAGGATCGAGGCCCACCACGGCCGCTTCGCCCAGGCCAGGGCGCTGCTGGCGGAGTCGCTGACCGGGTTCACCATCGCCGGGGACACCCTGGCCCGCGCCTACACCCACCGCCAGGCCATCGGCGTCCGCCAGCTCGAAGGCGACTACGCCGGAGCCCTGGAGGAGGCCGCCGCGGCGCTGGCCCTGTTCCGCGCCGCCGGGTCCGCGGTCGGTGAGGGCGCCGGACTGCTCGGCCTGGCCGCCAGCCAGACCCGCCTGGGCCGCCACGAGGACGCGCTGCTCTCCGGCCGCCGGGCCCTCGACCTGCTGATGGCCGCCGGCGACCTCTACGACCTGGCCCTGGCCCTGGACGTGCTGGGCCGCGCCAGCTCCGCGCTGGGCCGCTTCGCCGAGGCCGCCGACTACCGCGAGCGCGGTATCGAGCTGTCCCGCTCGATGGCCAACCGCGGCGACTTCGTCACCTCGCTGCTGCACCGCATGGTCACCTCCGCGCTGATCTACCTCAGCGAGGCCCGCCACCTGGCCGGTCAGACCGAGCGGGCCAACCGGGCGCTGCGCGAGGCGCTGACCCGGCTGCGCGAGGAGCTCGACGAGCCCTACCTGGTCGTCGGCGGCGCGGACGGCGCCACCGACGCGGCCCTGCGCGAGGTGCTGGCCACGCTGGCGGAGTTCCTGGCCGAGCCGGACGAGGGCGCGGACTGGTACGAGCGGGCGGGCACGGTGCTGCACAAGGTGGTCAGCACCGCGGAGGAACTGGGTCTGGGCGCGTACCTGTCCGAATGA
- a CDS encoding BTAD domain-containing putative transcriptional regulator, with protein sequence MWFGVLGPLEVRAEDGGPVRIREVKVRALLADLLQHLGRPVSVDRLVEDLWGERAPADPAQAVQTRIWQLRKAIGRDLVVSTGSGYLLRAEPDSVDLWRFQALLEQAGASAEPAVRAELLTDALALWRGPAFAEFADAEFTRITVGRLEELRLTAVEDHAEARLALGADLTAELGELVARHPLRERLHGIRLRALYRAGRQGEALAAYAELRRRLAEELGVDPGPELLALHQAILTRSPELAVRPRTNLPAPAAELIGREEAVTAVGALLARARLVTLTGPGGVGKTRLAIEAARRLDPPDGVWLAELAAAGEVLDVVTAVLGVRDLDALRERNLVLLLDNCEHLLDPAAGLLTRLLAVAPGVRVLATSREPLAVPGEHRFPVPPLAPAEAAELFTARAAAAAPGARLDPAAVAVICRRLDGLPLALELAATRVPALGVRALADRLDDRFSLLDNGNRGAPARQRTLRAVIDWSWQPLSEQERAALCRLSVLADGGDLAAAEAVCALPGTLNLVAGLVDRSLVVMAETADGPRYRLLESVAAFAAEQLDPAEQQRLRQRHQAHYLALAEEADRHLRGPQQRIWLRRLDIESANLRRALTGPAPAALRLANALGWYWYLRGRYGEAHRTLTALLDTPGHDTDAVRAEASAWVAAFALLIRDPDLPEPADPDLSPIAQESRRTHLEWFLGLARSDFGPPAATAAWAERAHAAFTAAGERWGAAATLHTRAALALAAGDLTTARALGAECAARFLDLGDRWGQLKAGQIDTLLAQIGGDYPAAARGHERALRLAESLGLWTEAAYEYAGLGRLALLTGELARAEELHTVAARLATEQSHQRGRQFAEVGLGLIARRRGEFAAAERWLRSWLDWCRRFDGAAGVALILAELGFLAEQRGQAAECLALHREGLAAAQAVGDPRAVALALEGLAGAHALAGDRQLAAESLARATGLRASVGAPLPPGERGDVERIARLIRTGTRPDPVPPRC encoded by the coding sequence GTGTGGTTCGGGGTGCTGGGGCCGCTGGAGGTGCGGGCGGAGGACGGCGGCCCGGTGCGGATCCGCGAGGTCAAGGTCCGCGCGCTGCTGGCCGACCTGCTGCAGCACCTCGGCCGCCCGGTCAGCGTGGACCGGCTGGTCGAGGACCTGTGGGGCGAGCGCGCGCCCGCGGATCCGGCGCAGGCGGTGCAGACCCGGATCTGGCAGCTGCGCAAGGCCATCGGCCGGGACCTGGTCGTCTCGACCGGATCCGGTTACCTGCTGCGCGCCGAGCCCGACTCGGTGGACCTGTGGCGGTTCCAGGCGCTCCTCGAGCAGGCCGGGGCCAGTGCCGAGCCCGCGGTGCGGGCGGAGCTGCTGACCGACGCGCTGGCGCTGTGGCGGGGACCGGCCTTCGCCGAGTTCGCCGACGCCGAGTTCACCCGGATCACCGTGGGACGTCTGGAAGAGCTGCGCCTGACCGCCGTGGAGGACCACGCCGAGGCGCGGCTGGCGCTGGGCGCGGACCTGACCGCCGAGCTGGGTGAGCTGGTGGCGCGGCACCCGCTGCGGGAGCGGCTGCACGGGATCCGGCTGCGCGCGCTCTACCGGGCAGGGCGCCAGGGCGAGGCGCTGGCGGCCTACGCCGAGCTGCGGCGGCGGCTGGCCGAGGAGCTCGGCGTGGATCCCGGTCCCGAACTGCTCGCCCTGCACCAGGCGATCCTGACGCGGTCGCCGGAACTGGCCGTCCGGCCGCGCACCAACCTGCCCGCCCCCGCGGCTGAGCTGATCGGCCGGGAGGAGGCGGTGACCGCGGTGGGCGCGCTGCTGGCGCGGGCACGGCTGGTGACCCTGACCGGGCCGGGCGGGGTCGGCAAGACCCGGCTGGCCATCGAGGCGGCCCGGCGGCTGGACCCGCCCGACGGGGTGTGGCTGGCTGAGCTGGCCGCCGCCGGGGAGGTCCTGGACGTGGTCACCGCGGTGCTCGGCGTGCGCGACCTGGACGCGCTGCGGGAGCGGAACCTGGTGCTGCTGCTGGACAACTGCGAGCACCTGCTGGATCCGGCAGCCGGGCTGCTCACCCGGCTGCTGGCCGTCGCGCCAGGGGTGCGGGTGCTGGCCACCAGCCGGGAACCCCTTGCCGTGCCTGGGGAACACCGCTTCCCGGTGCCGCCGCTGGCCCCGGCCGAGGCGGCCGAGCTGTTCACCGCGCGGGCCGCCGCGGCCGCGCCGGGCGCCCGGCTGGACCCGGCGGCGGTGGCGGTCATCTGCCGTCGCCTGGACGGCCTGCCGCTGGCACTGGAACTGGCCGCCACCCGGGTGCCCGCGCTCGGTGTGCGGGCGCTGGCCGACCGCCTGGACGACCGGTTCTCCTTGCTGGACAACGGAAACCGCGGCGCGCCTGCCCGGCAGCGCACGCTGCGCGCGGTGATCGACTGGAGCTGGCAGCCGCTGAGCGAACAGGAACGGGCCGCGCTGTGCCGCCTGTCCGTGCTCGCCGACGGCGGCGACCTGGCCGCGGCCGAGGCGGTCTGCGCGCTGCCGGGGACGCTGAACCTGGTGGCGGGCCTGGTGGATCGTTCGCTGGTGGTGATGGCCGAGACCGCGGACGGCCCGCGCTACCGGCTGCTGGAGTCCGTGGCGGCCTTCGCCGCCGAGCAGCTAGACCCGGCCGAACAGCAGCGGCTCCGGCAGCGGCACCAGGCGCACTACCTGGCCCTGGCCGAGGAGGCCGACCGGCACCTGCGCGGCCCGCAGCAGCGGATCTGGTTGCGGCGCTTGGACATCGAGTCGGCCAACCTGCGCCGCGCGCTCACCGGTCCCGCCCCGGCCGCGCTGCGGCTGGCCAACGCGCTGGGCTGGTACTGGTATCTGCGCGGCCGCTACGGCGAGGCTCACCGCACCCTCACCGCGCTGCTCGACACGCCCGGCCACGACACCGACGCCGTGCGGGCCGAGGCGTCGGCGTGGGTGGCCGCCTTCGCCCTGCTCATCCGGGACCCGGACCTGCCCGAACCCGCCGACCCCGACCTCTCCCCCATCGCCCAGGAGAGCAGGCGGACCCACCTGGAATGGTTCCTCGGCTTGGCGCGCAGCGACTTCGGGCCGCCTGCGGCCACCGCCGCCTGGGCCGAGCGGGCACACGCCGCGTTCACCGCCGCGGGCGAGCGCTGGGGCGCGGCCGCCACCCTGCACACCCGCGCCGCCCTGGCGCTGGCCGCGGGCGACCTGACCACCGCGCGGGCGCTGGGCGCCGAGTGCGCCGCCCGGTTCCTCGACCTCGGCGACCGCTGGGGACAGCTCAAGGCCGGGCAGATCGACACCCTGCTCGCCCAGATCGGCGGCGACTACCCGGCCGCGGCGCGCGGTCACGAGCGGGCGCTGCGGCTGGCCGAGTCGCTCGGGCTGTGGACCGAGGCCGCCTACGAGTACGCCGGTCTCGGCCGGCTGGCCCTGCTCACCGGCGAGCTGGCGCGCGCGGAAGAGCTGCACACCGTGGCCGCGCGGCTGGCCACCGAGCAGTCGCATCAGCGCGGCAGGCAGTTCGCCGAGGTCGGCCTGGGCCTCATCGCGCGCCGCCGGGGCGAGTTCGCGGCCGCCGAGCGGTGGCTGCGGAGCTGGCTGGACTGGTGCCGCCGCTTCGACGGCGCGGCCGGGGTCGCGCTGATCCTGGCCGAGCTGGGTTTCCTGGCCGAGCAGCGTGGTCAGGCGGCGGAATGCCTTGCCCTGCACCGGGAAGGGCTCGCGGCCGCGCAGGCGGTCGGTGATCCGAGGGCGGTCGCGCTGGCCCTGGAAGGACTCGCGGGCGCGCACGCGCTGGCCGGGGACCGTCAGCTGGCGGCCGAGTCGCTGGCGCGGGCCACCGGGTTGCGGGCCTCGGTGGGCGCGCCGCTGCCGCCGGGTGAGCGGGGCGACGTCGAGCGGATCGCCCGTCTCATTCGGACAGGTACGCGCCCAGACCCAGTTCCTCCGCGGTGCTGA
- a CDS encoding SDR family oxidoreductase, whose translation MVATVNNTYADKKAVVTGGTHGMGRAVVHALLDRGAEVLLTGRNPANLAAARTELAGRRAHVLPSDATDLADIAELATRTADTLGRIDLLFVNVGLARLEPFAEVTEASYDETFAVNTKGAFFTVQRLAPLLADGGAVVLTTSIADEGGTDILTAYSGAKAAVRAFAKGMASALLPRNIRVNVVAPGFVDTPTMGIAGLSAAERAAFTAEGDAVTPMGRHGTPAEVAAAVLFLAFEATFTTGARLTVDGGIGQAISRPR comes from the coding sequence ATGGTTGCCACCGTGAACAACACCTACGCAGACAAGAAGGCCGTGGTCACCGGCGGTACCCACGGCATGGGCCGGGCCGTCGTGCACGCCCTGCTCGACCGCGGCGCCGAGGTCCTGCTCACCGGCCGCAACCCCGCCAACCTGGCCGCCGCCCGCACCGAGCTGGCCGGCCGCCGCGCGCACGTCCTGCCCTCCGACGCCACCGACCTCGCCGACATCGCCGAGCTGGCCACCCGCACCGCCGACACCCTGGGCCGGATCGACCTGCTGTTCGTCAACGTCGGCCTGGCCCGCCTGGAACCCTTCGCCGAGGTCACCGAAGCCAGCTACGACGAGACCTTCGCGGTCAACACCAAGGGCGCGTTCTTCACCGTCCAGCGCCTGGCCCCGCTGCTGGCCGACGGCGGCGCGGTGGTGCTGACCACCTCGATCGCCGACGAGGGCGGCACCGACATCCTGACCGCCTACTCCGGCGCGAAGGCCGCGGTCCGCGCCTTCGCCAAGGGCATGGCCAGCGCGCTGCTGCCGAGGAACATCCGGGTCAACGTGGTCGCCCCCGGCTTCGTGGACACCCCGACCATGGGCATCGCCGGCCTGTCCGCGGCGGAGCGGGCCGCCTTCACCGCCGAGGGCGACGCGGTGACCCCGATGGGCCGCCACGGCACTCCGGCCGAGGTCGCCGCCGCGGTGCTGTTCCTGGCCTTCGAGGCCACCTTCACCACCGGTGCCCGCCTCACCGTGGACGGCGGCATCGGCCAGGCCATCAGCCGGCCCCGGTAG
- a CDS encoding small ribosomal subunit Rsm22 family protein: MTALPEELQSALDTALRGFPQPELARAVTRLITRYRQGVAATEPILVSPVDAAAYAGYRMPGTYAAVRAALAEVAGQLPEFAPRSLVDVGGGTGTAVWAAAETWPSLTELSVLEQAPEVVALGRKLMAGSARLRGTSWRRGRIDPAAEAPAADVVTLSYVLGELPEPVRAATVRWLAGSARLLVLIEPGTPAGYERVLRARDELIGLGRSVVAPCPHQRDCPITPGRDWCHFAARLPRLGAHRVIKEGTLNFEDEKFSYVAVANEPAARAANRVLRYPVKRKGLVSLRLCTGADGLAEVTVTKRHGADYRAAREVGWGEQWSPTAD; encoded by the coding sequence GCGCTGCGCGGTTTCCCGCAGCCGGAGCTGGCGCGCGCGGTCACCCGGCTGATCACCCGCTACCGGCAGGGCGTGGCCGCGACCGAGCCGATCCTGGTCAGCCCGGTGGACGCGGCCGCCTACGCCGGGTACCGCATGCCCGGCACCTACGCCGCGGTGCGCGCCGCGCTGGCCGAGGTGGCTGGGCAGCTGCCGGAGTTCGCGCCGCGCAGCCTGGTCGACGTCGGCGGCGGCACCGGCACGGCGGTGTGGGCGGCGGCGGAGACCTGGCCGTCGCTGACCGAGCTGAGCGTGCTGGAACAGGCCCCAGAAGTGGTGGCGCTCGGGCGGAAGCTGATGGCCGGGTCGGCGCGGCTGCGCGGCACCAGCTGGCGGCGCGGGCGGATCGACCCGGCCGCCGAGGCCCCGGCCGCGGACGTGGTGACACTGTCCTATGTGCTCGGTGAGCTGCCGGAGCCGGTGCGGGCGGCCACGGTGCGCTGGCTGGCCGGGTCGGCGCGGCTGCTGGTGCTGATCGAACCGGGCACCCCGGCCGGGTACGAGCGGGTGCTGCGGGCCAGGGACGAGCTGATCGGGCTGGGCCGCTCGGTGGTCGCGCCGTGCCCGCACCAGCGGGACTGCCCGATCACGCCGGGGCGGGACTGGTGCCACTTCGCCGCGCGGCTGCCCAGGCTCGGCGCGCACCGGGTGATCAAGGAGGGCACGCTCAACTTCGAGGACGAGAAGTTCTCCTACGTCGCGGTGGCGAACGAACCGGCCGCTCGGGCGGCGAACCGGGTGCTGCGGTATCCGGTGAAGCGCAAGGGTTTGGTGTCGCTGCGGCTGTGCACCGGCGCGGACGGGCTGGCCGAGGTGACGGTGACCAAGCGGCACGGCGCGGACTACCGGGCGGCCCGGGAGGTCGGCTGGGGCGAGCAGTGGTCGCCGACAGCCGACTGA